The sequence TTACCACCCCACATCAGAGCCGACTTAACTTGCCACCGCACACCAGAAAACAATTTCGAAACTAGCAAGACCCCCCCCAAGCAATCTAGTAGAAACACAGACACACACTTTCACAACAAAGCCTTTCAagtctaaataaaaataacttcaCCATACTACAAGCATCGGAGAAAAAGGTTGCAAACAGGAGAAAATCAAGACAAGATGAGGCCCAGGAACTTCACCGGTGTTGGACCACTACCAACAGGTCCACGACCACCGCACTGAAGCCAATCACTACCTCAGACTGCCGATTCTCCAATACCATACAAATAATCTCTCTGAAGCCAGATCCGCAACCCAAATCTTCAACATCgcaaaacaaaagtgaagatcCGCAAAACTAAGAAGAAAGAAGATCGAAAAATGCTTCCGACGGTGGCAAGAGACGCCAACCACCGGAGAAACAAAGATGAAGGAAGACGGCGACTTTTTCTTCAAGAGAGAAAAGGAATATGTTTTTTCGATTTCTGTTCAGTTCAAGAATGAGTAAGTTTTTAATTCAAAAtgacacaaaaaataaaatataaattagatttAGAGATGGTCTAGAAGAATTTCATCCCTTAGAATGAAAAAGAATTTCTTACAATCAATTGATTAAAAGCTATAAGATTGAGGAGACAAAGTGATACTGAAAGATAATATCATGATCGTTTAAGAATCTCCAACATACAAATGGCACATTTTTCATTGGTTTTGAActtcaagaaagaaaataaagtttgaATAATAGAGCAAAATTGTGTTAAAATGGCTCCATAATCTGAAGAACTTGAATTACCGTATTTAACTTGAAAACTCTGAGTTATCCGAAAATTTAGAACCAATTATCAATTTTACTGTATAATCTGAAATTACCCAAAATTAGAACTGGATTGGGCCCAAATTTTATTAGATATCAATCGGTTCCCAACTTTGCTACTtgaaacaaaaaccaaaataactaaaccgattttttgtattaaatttggtttaatatattaaaagctGTAGTTGCGTTTAACTGAGCAAAAAAATCATAATGCGACAACACAATCGAAATGTCATAGAGGTCAGACTAAGTCTATACAAATCAAATAGCCAAATACAACCTTGAATCCTACTAACACAATAGAAATGTTGTTGGAGTATATATTTGACCGGAATCATTAGGCAAAGCATATGCTACACATCCCTTAAATTCATAATCACTaatgtgctctctctctctacataaatctctttttgataaaaaaatctgGTCTAGTTGTGCAAAGACATCTCAGAAAAGATGGAGAGAAAAGACAAAAGTGTGTAGATTATGAGATGAAAAACAAAACCACCACTCTAGTCTAAACTTGAAGAAAAAACTCTCATTTTCTCATCTCTTATCTTCCTGTAGAACTTCCAAGACCTCCCACACAAGGAATAGTTGCACGCACGGATATATCTGTTTCTTTTGTCTTTGCAGGCCCAACAGacgatcctcctcctcctcctgttGTTCCTTTTGACTTCTTCTGCCGCGACTGTTTCTGTCCCACAGGCTGATCATTCTGTTGAGCTAAGTCTAACCCTGAACCTGACTCCGATCCTGAACCGGTGCTCTGCTCTCTCTGCTTACCCGTGCTTCGTCTTGATGGCCTTGTTGAACCTCCTACCCTTGATGGAGACTCTGCAGGTGAGTTGTTTGTGCCTGTGGATGCTTTACGCCTCccctttttcttttgcttctcccGGGGTTTCTTGTTGGAACTTCCTTTTTCCTCAGCCGCTGGAGACTTATAATCATGCATCTTCAGATTCCCATGAAAAATAATGAGTTCATCTACAACCAAAGTATCTATATATGTAGTGTAAGGTAATACTTACCCAGCTTGGGGTTGTGGCAGAGGGCCCTTCCCATCCTATATGAGCAACATGTTTCACATCGGTCGGTTTTCCAATCTGCATCTCTGGTTCCTTATTATCCTCAGCAATTTTtgtaaaagtttttaaaatctgATTTCATGATGACTATACATAGACatgtattaataaattgatAAGTGAACTCACCGAAGATGCGAGCAATATACCTCAATCCTTTTAATAGACCCTTCATTTGATAAGGTCAACTTGCTAATGCAGACCTAACTTGCATGTCAAGCAACCAGAAACCTTTTtcataaattgtttttaaaagattcttcttattttttcttataactatgtgtttatgttatataaaagGTTGTGATATGCTGGCAGAGGGGGAAGATTTGAATTGTTTTAGGGTGAATCCTACttgaaatcaaaaccctaagAAATCGATAAAATGAACTTACATTGTTATGGGAGAAGTTAGGGTTCCTATTACCAAAGGAACGGAATCATATAGATTTTGAAGATGTATAATTCCTGAAAAGGtaagagaaatatatataaagaaataagaaaaaaatcacaaaataaaacGTCTTTGCCTTAGGAAAAATAAtgacaagagaaaaaaaattaccgGGCTACAAACTTGTAAAACGATATATCTTTCCAAAATTGTTGTGCAGAAAATCAAAATGCTTGTCTCTActtcttttgttattttcttgGTTCGTATTCTCTTATGCGTCGCGACTAGAAGAGAAAGATAACGTAATGAAAAGGAAATCTCAAGATGTGTCCTCTTTCTTTGAGAACAAGAAGTTCCTTTTCTCTTTCCTGTCTATTTCTACATATGGCTAATAAACACATGGCGGATGATTATTGGATGTAGAAGTTGTAAGTCAACGGATAACCAGAAGATTTCTCTTATTTTATGGTTTCTATATTAAGGTTCTCTGAGTCATCTTAGGTCGTTTTTTACTGGCAAACGCGGGAGATACGGTTATTGGTTATTAGGGAAAGCTTACTAAGATCTAGGAAGTTGATCGAAACTTCCACCTAAATACTGAGATTGTTTGAGATAttacaatgaaacaaaataataaaatctagcATGTAAACATTTTTACATATCTACAGACAATTGTCTTCCTCTAATATTATCACTTTTGTCCACGATATCTCATGCTAGAAGTTAAGCCAACATAAACATTAACTAGAGTTTGATCCGCGCATCCGTGCgtgtgttattatttttttttttttcatagatGTCGAATATTAATTGTACAATCTGATCTTTTCTGTTTTGTCTTCCTTTTATTAACTTCAAAAACAACACTTTGGTGTTTATTGATCAATATCACATTAGAGTTTCTCACTTTAGGATATCTATTTTATATCTCTTACTGATActactatttttaaattcaatttcaaaattcttttgccatgtttacatatttaaactactcagttgaaaagaaaaggattttagataaaatatcataaaaaccATAGAAGAAAGATGTATCAGAAAGATGTATCACAATGTTGTTTCTAAATTATTTGTTGTATTTGTCATGTCTTCATTTTCTTTCATCTCTAAATTCCgtatgatttgaaaataaagggattgaaaataatttttaaaaattgttaataataACATGTCTGTTTATCACTTTggttaaatgaaaatattaaagacatacttctaaatattttgataaaatttaacatttttaattcgTATTCGAATCAATATTTTGGAAAACGTACATTTCAAACTGACTCACAgtataaaaatcagaaaaaatcaccccaaaattaaagtaaatattatttaccaAAAATTAAGATCTTGGAAAATATATTTACCTATGGATTAGTGAATCTATAGGCAAATATTAAAGTTCTATACCTTTCAAAtttggaaaatatattttaaaatcgtttttaattatattttgatgattttagcgaaaacatgaaaaacgatttttcgattttttaaatattttatcaaattctataaatcaaataaaaaatattcacttttccagtttaattttatgaattttagtttgacatataaaataaaaataaaaattgtgtcCTAGAGAGATTAAAAAATGAGATATAGAGGTAAGAGAGCAATTGGTTCACTTTGGACTCGTATTCCATTACTTATTTTTGGTGATTAAAGAAGCTAAAACATTCATAATACATTAATATGAAATCGTATTGTGTGTGTGAAAAAAACATGTAGCATAATATAAGTGAAAATTTGGTATGGGAACTAAAAAAGAGTAGCACTCGTGGGGCAAGTCTTCAAACAACGTTCCATACGAGCTGAGTCAAGGCCCCATTTGTTGCTACAATCTCGGTAGCACATATCGCTTTTACCTTCTTCTGACGGCGTGACTGCTTCATCCCTTTGTGTTATgtatcaaatattattatttaatacaGTTGTTTAATCCCGAAACGAAAGTTTTAAAACAAGAAATATCATGTTACGTACGTTGAGAGAAACGGTGGTGGGGAAAGGCAAAGTGCTTCACACTTCAACTGGCATGTGTAATTATCTATTTGGCACTTCTCTAGGCAATTTTTGAAACACACGCGGTGGTCTTCTTTTGTCTCACTAGTAGTTGTATCCATTCAATACAATATTTAATACTCAATAAGAttttaaacaagaaaaaagttataaaagaaGAGATATGAAATACATACACTAGAAAAGACGGTGGTGGGGAAGGGCAAAGTGCTTCACACTTCAACTGGCATGTGTAATCATCTATTTGGCACTTCTCTAGACAATTTTTGAAACACATACGGTGGTCTTTTTTTGTCTCACTAGTACTTGTATCCATTCaatacaatatttaatattcaataaggttttaaataagaaaaaaagttataaaagaaGAGATATGAAGTACATACACTAGAAGAGACGGTGGTGGGGAAGGGCAAAGTGCTTCACACTTCAACTGGCATGTGTAATCATCTATTTGGCACTTCTCTAGGCAGTTTTTGAAACACACACGGTGGTTTTTAGTATCCATTCCATTACCACACTGCATTGTTACCAAAAACATCATTACAACCATTACAATACGCATAGTTTGAGCCATTTCTGTCACAGTTTTTTTTGCTACTGATATAAAACTCAAAGAGTAAGATTTGATGTTTATTATGTTGTTTGATTTGACTTGTAtgggtgtatatatatatgggatCGACGAAATATTATGTATTGAATGCCTTCTTTAgcaaaacatattatatattgaatGCTTCCTTATTTCTTGCCTTCGTGTAGTTTCATGCCATTAATTGAGTAGAGATTTCAGCTGCAACTGAAATGCTAAATTATGGAATAGAATTGTTTGGAATGCATAATTCCATAGAGTTCCAAAAATATTTACCAGTTACATGGAATACATTTTGAAATCAATTCCACATATTCCAAATGTGgaataaaacttaaaaacaaaTCCTTTGGAAAATATATTCCATTTGTTCCATATTAAAAAGGTTCGGGAATGATTGGGATTCCAATTTCAATAACAATTTCAGTTTCTATTCCATTTTTTTATCATTCCATTTTTTTCCATtccatatataattatttcatttattcCAAGTATTCTTTTAGGAATAACCAGTTACAGCCTTCATTAGATATCGATCTCCAATCTATCAATTAATAGAATGAATCATGTCTCAGTAGAATGGAAATCGTATccttacactacaaaaaaaagatcataTTACATCACATAAATGGTATcacaaaaataaatgatgttagtTTAAATTACTTATTAAGAAATGATACAAATAATATGTGTTTAACATCAATTATAGTGATTGATGTTGTTAGTAAATTATTAACATCActtcaataaaattgatataaatatttactgAGTTAcatcactttttaaaaaatgatataaatctATTCTAACTTACAtcacttttaaaaaattgacaTAAATATGAGTTTGCATCAGTTATATAATTGATACATTTTGCTAATCTTTATTAGCATTAATCAAAGAAATGATACAAGTTAATTATTACTTAAATAGAATGAGGAAATGACTCgacataattaataaaatgatacTAACTTAAGTTTACTTAAATTAATGTGTTGTTCGTTTGGTTATAACTTATTTCTGTGATATTTCCCTCGttatgtttcaaaatttaacagttatttattttaatcacaGATTACACAAAAATAAGAATGAATTCTTCACCACATCAATTAAACAGTTACAACATATATGTAGTAACGTTACAGTATTTTACACATCAATTAAACAGTtaagatatatactaatataAGTTAATCAGTTACAATCCCCGAAACAGAGGAACCACTATCACAATTAACAAGCCACTTGAatcaattatgtttttaaaaacaaataaactacACAAAAAGATATATACTATCGTAGGAAATATTggtggttttgattttttctttttcattaatttatttGGGACATGTTCTTATATAACCGTTTCACTTCAATAAAAaacatgttctttttttttgttgttaagatcttcatcttcctctcaCTCTTTCAAtttcttaaacttttttatCAGTTTACAATGTATCGTTCTGGGTTCAGTTATTTGATTAACAACAAAAATTCAACAAGAAGCAAGCATTTATTATAAGAGTCTCGAAGATGATAATTTTATTCTTACTATGAAGGATTTGAAAATTATGAGaggtattatttttttttccttttccttcttctcctAGTTCTCAAACTTTTGGAGGGTTAaagttttaaagattttttgtttatggtttaagATATTTCTTTGCAGGACCAGGAGCGTTAAGAGGTATAAGAAGAAATGATGTTGATTCCAAATATGAATGAAGAGTGCAAGCCCAAGGGGATATCGGTTCAGGAAAAAGAAGACCAAGAATCCAGATTGAAGAAGCTTTCAATTCTTAAGTTcatcttttgctttttttttgttagactTTTATCAATGTTGTTTTGCTTTGTTAATTAGACTGGAAAcgtaaaaaaattctaatgaaaaacacttttaatttttctattgacaaaaatttatttagtaGTTGAGAAAAACATTTACGGtgaaatatatgatatttaaattataatttaaaaataatataactatttaaaaatattattttaatcaattattaataagggaaaatttggaaaatgcatttatttgagattttaatttgaaaactacaccagtgtttatttgttttgtgaacTACACTTTTGTCCATGTAAATTGACTAAATTATCCAATCtggatatttaaaattattcttatataattttgtcataatagttattaaaatatttaaactaacaAATTCAcaagaataatatttttatttattttcttttcagaaaaatactattaaatctaCATAATATCCTTTTTAAGTATATCttaatttcttttgaaaaaaacagaacaaaataaGTGTCTTCTTCGTCGTATCTTCTTCCTATTTCTCTTAGTTCTCCATTTTTTGATCTTCTACTTTCTGTTCTTTCTTTggttttccatttttttcttgGTAACAAAAAGTACAATGGTTTAGGTTTTCCATTTTTATGTTGTATATATCTTCCTTCTTATAGTTTTCTATTCTGTGTCGTTcacatattttttattctaactGCTTTCacgaaattttaattttagggATGATAAATCCTGAAGAAATCACAGATGCAATCACAGAGATCCAGCAAAACATAAGTTTAGAGAATGGGTAAAAACTTGTGGATAATCACAAAGAATCAGAAGCTGCCACTGAGAAACGACCTGAACATGGAGCATAACATTTTCCTATAAATGATTCGTCATAACAACACAACATTcaaatacacaaatatgatatcattttttttgaaaaaaatatgatatcaCTTTGTTCATGTAGTTATAGTATGATCTAcgtaaatatattgaaaagcATTCATTAGACAAATACCTATTAAAACTAGCACTCACTAACAGTGGGTATGTATTGttttcagaaacaaaaaaacaatataaacagCCGGCCTTCATGAACAGCACAAGAACATCGTGACAATATtctatctaaaaataattatataaaaatcttaTTAACTTCTTTGGAGGcttagttttttgttttattaacttTGGAAGATATTAGTTTCTTAGTcgtgagtttttttctttttctttttgctttacAAACTAATCTTAGGTTGTAACAAAAAAGTTCTTAATTATTGATCTAATATATAATGCTAAAAGGTTATGTGTAGTATGATGAATAGAATTCTTGCTTAATTACAAAGTAATTGTGTAAGTTGATATgtagattttaaataatttcagaAATTTATCAATTGTTATCTTAAATCAGTGACatatatttatctcaaatatttgattatttcaaaacataaataatttcgaatttaaagtgtttttatagttttatattatattaggGTAAAAATGTCTTTTCATATATAGTAAAgtgtaattttcaaaaacaaaaagataaggtatattattcaaatttcaaatcacAAATAGGGTACTTTTCAAATTATCCctattaataaatgatataaataatttaaatcaattattttaatgaCGTTAATATTAACATCATTTTAGAAAAACTGATGTAGTTGTTACTATCATTTTTTACAATTGATACACATTAACATCATTTATAACAAttgatgaaaatatttttttttacatcagtTCTTAATAAAATGATGtcaattatttgcatcaccactttcacagtcatttatataaatgatttaaaattctttacatcatttataaataatgcaaaatagaaaataagTGATGTTAAACAcctcttttttttgtagtgttagTAAATCTTGATTCTTATGAATTATGATTGTCATTCTCTTAAATGTGATGTGATTAGCAATCCCACTTGTAAACTATAAAAAATGGATCaaaaatatttggattttttggtattttggtttataagttgtatttttcttatttttggtaactttaatttaaatataattaattttaaaaaatttataaactgtATTTTAGATATTCCATTCTTAGTTCggttttaatttggtttggagtttttggttcaaatataaaaattgctcgattatttttgaatattggTTTAGTTTCCGATTAGGTTTTCTCGGTTTTGAGGATAGAAGTTTAGAAATCAAGCATTTTAACAAGGATTTTAACACTAAAACCCCTCAACTAtgtttgttttgggtaaaaacCCTCAAACTAAATACTTAACGAAATAACCCCCaaactaactttatttaataaattaaacctTCTCACGTCATAATTACCAGTACTACAGGTAAATctttagtttaggggttttacattaagtaaacatagttgaggggttttattattaaaaaaaaaaaaaaataaaaaattatctaaaagttagtaactttaattttcaaaattagcattttttaatttatatatagatatgtgagtctaatttttttaaatcaacactatatatgtataaattaaaaatttttaaaacccaaaaatagaaaaaaatttatctaaagctttacctgtaataaaaattatctaaaaattaaaaatgtaaaagacaagaaaatataccaaaaattatatattatctactaactttaattttcaaaattagcactttttaaaatttctataaatacatgagtctgatttttttataaaaatcaacattatatatgtataactttaattatacattttttatttatacatatataatgttgatttaaaaaaattagactcatatatttatagaaattctAAAAATGCTAATtgtgaaaattaaagttactagataagataatttttttaattatatttacttgtcttttacattttttttaaattttagatagtTTTTAATACAGGTAAagctttagatatttttttatattttttgtgtttttacatttttaatttatacatatataatgttgatttaaaaaaatcaaacttatatatctatataaatttttaaaaaatgctaattttgaaaattaaagttactaatttttagtaatattattatattttggatttttttttttttttaatggtaaaACCCCCGACCTATGTTTACTTATTGTaaaaacccctaaactaaagATTTACCAGTAGTACCGGTAATTATGATCTGAAAgaatttaattcattaaataaagttagtttacgggatatttcattaaatacttagtttggggGGTTTTTATCCAAAACCAACTTAGCTGAGGgtttttttacattaaaaattcTTTTAACAAAATAAGACAAAATCGAAACGTCAGGTCTTCTTTATGGTTAATCCGTAAATTGGAAATTATTGTTTGATACTCAGTACTCATTTGTAGAATAAAGATATCGACCCAACCAAACGTTTTTCCCAACAGCATAAATGTAGCAGATTCTACAACCACGTGGGAGCCACACCGCCATCACCAACGCCTCGTCCTCCGCCACCGCTGAATATTTTAATCAGTGATTGGACATTTGTATGGAGTCATGAGAATTCTCCTGAGATCGTAATCAATGTTCCGACAACTTTGGCTATGCTTCATACCTTCTTAAAAGTTCATACTCttaatttgaaattattaaaagaaaatctgTTTTGAGATCGAGTTTACCTGAATATTGTCCCGGTGAAACCACCAGAGACAGCTAGAATGGTTAATATGTTCATGCGAGCGTCCAAGTTAGAGCCTTCTATGGTCAGAGGGGTTGTAACTCTGCGAAGAACTTCAATGGTTGATTTAAAGAAAGTGGTTACcatttatataagtttttaatGTGAAAACTTAAATTTGGGAAGGAACTTGGCTTAATGTTATTACAATTGAGTAACTCATGCTAAGTTTTGTTCTATTATAGGGCTGGGGTCCAAACTCTTGCTTGAAAAACAACCATTTTTCATGGTTAAAGTAGAGTAATCCCGCTTAACTTTTATGTTACGGAAGTTACGAAACTGACCCAAAGTGGGTTTACAGCTTTTGGTACAGTGGCGCTGACCACAGAACAAAAATCTTGGAACCACTAGCAGCATCTAAAAAAAACTCGTTCAACTTTTTCTTCCAAGCGATCATACTTGTGGCAATGAACAGTCCTGGTTAATCATAAGTAAACTTACATAATATACCTTTTCATTCATTCTCCTAAAAAGGGTCCAATTTTCACACTCACAATATGGTTTtccattagttttgtttaaaggattatcatgtactactccacATGTATTTCAAAACTATGgacacaaatcattaaaagaaAATGCTTATCACATAATCCTTACATGTAGTATTGTTTAATCATCCTAGGAACATGGTACAAAGTGAAATCTGAAAGTGCTTCAGGCATATTCAGTTTAACTTAGTTGTCTTCTTGAAcctattttttgaaatttccaGTCATTTAAGTACAATTACCGTCAATCATCATCTTAATTTATAGGCTTTAACCTATTCTTTTTGATGATATGACAATTAGATTtcatgacacacctttaataATTGGATCCTAGCTTATCCTAAGATTGGGTATATACAATTTGTGATTTAATTGTTCCATTTAGACCAtaacttataaatataaaactcaatattttagtTATAGCTATCTTTTCAGTATTTATGAACTGAATTACTTGTGTGGTAAGAAATATTTATCCCACACATTTTCGGAGTTAACTTGGACCTTTTCTAATTTTGAACAAATTCTAAACCACACAATGTTATGTGACTTGCATCAAAATGTTCATTTGTTCTCTCTACAAGAGAGGACGAGGGTTTTCTTTTTAGGATTTATGTGTAGATATTTCacatcaatttgtttttttcgtaAACAATGTTTTTCCATGAACAAACAATTCTTGAAAAACCTAAATATACAtaatttgagaagtgatttctTAAGTTTCTTCACCAAACTCATTCTAAGTAAAAAAATGGTGAGAATGCTTATTAAAAACGATGACTTTGATCATATCTAATTTTGACATTATGGCTTAATACAATTATGACATAATGGCTTAATACAATTATGACATAAAAtccaattataaaaatttaaatgtaaaacaataaatatatgatatactTGGTCTTCTTCTCGTTACTCAAGAAGTCACGTGTTActcatatagttttatgatcatttgtatcttactatagtaatttttaaaaatcattgaTCACTAGGTTTTCAATGTGAGATCTTTGACAGTTTCAATGTGATTGTcttatctattttttcttataaataaaaatttgattgaGAATATATCAAttgttatcaaatttttattattaaaatgattagttgtcatatatattttagttacacTGGATGGatcattagtttttatttaagaaataagGAAGACATTTttattgtagattttttttgtcttatctACATTTTTATTGTAGACATTTTTATTGTAGATTACTAACTTTATTTTATGGTTAATTTTTAAagtataatatgtttatatgaaACAACCTATATTCTATAGAATTTAAAAATCATTCTAGTGATGACAAATGTCATATTTCACATATTGTAATGATTCtcaattaattataataagATCTATAATATTACTATTCATAAAACCAAATACAAAATTGACAATTGAATGTATATACAAAACCAaagaagtacaaatataattttatgctCTTGGTTTATAAATAGATGTCAACCTTTTTTCTGCATATAAATGAAATTATAGTCATGTTAAAAAAACTCTAGCCACAGCAAAAGATTATACCGAGTAAGCAAATGCTAACTGGGTGTGGTGTCTATGAAATGGACTGGTTTAAGAGTAAACCGACGATTATTTGGTCACAAATATCGAATGAGCTTTTTAATTAGTCATAAATTATGTTAAAGACATTGAGAATCGATAAAAAATTTGTTGTTAGAGAAATTTGCATACAATATAGAGAAAGATAAAGTAATTTGCAGGAATGAAAAAATAGTGAAAAATGGAGAGAGAAAAGTTAAAATGACATATTTAACCCTATAAATAtctgaaagagagagaa is a genomic window of Raphanus sativus cultivar WK10039 unplaced genomic scaffold, ASM80110v3 Scaffold0474, whole genome shotgun sequence containing:
- the LOC108833811 gene encoding CRIB domain-containing protein RIC5-like: MQIGKPTDVKHVAHIGWEGPSATTPSWMHDYKSPAAEEKGSSNKKPREKQKKKGRRKASTGTNNSPAESPSRVGGSTRPSRRSTGKQREQSTGSGSESGSGLDLAQQNDQPVGQKQSRQKKSKGTTGGGGGSSVGPAKTKETDISVRATIPCVGGLGSSTGR